A stretch of the Thiocystis violascens DSM 198 genome encodes the following:
- a CDS encoding Na+/H+ antiporter subunit G, whose amino-acid sequence MLEILLSALILIGALFTFIGSLGLARLGDFYTRLHGPTKATTLGVGSLLIASMIHFSTQGDGVSFHEILVTLFLFITAPVSAHLLSKAALHLRVKSLASVPPRIDEADSGSDNR is encoded by the coding sequence ATGCTGGAAATCCTGTTGTCCGCACTCATCCTGATCGGCGCCCTCTTCACCTTCATCGGCTCGCTGGGGCTGGCACGTCTGGGCGATTTTTATACCCGGCTGCACGGTCCGACCAAAGCCACCACGCTGGGCGTTGGCAGTCTGCTGATCGCGTCCATGATTCATTTCAGCACCCAGGGGGATGGCGTGAGTTTCCACGAAATCCTGGTCACCCTGTTCCTGTTCATCACCGCCCCGGTCAGCGCCCATCTACTGTCCAAGGCCGCGCTGCATCTGCGGGTGAAGTCGCTGGCAAGCGTGCCGCCGCGCATTGACGAAGCCGATTCAGGTTCGGACAATCGGTAG
- a CDS encoding transposase: MGSVKRLADEVACGLREVHPRLRKTVVSKLALAVGAMIEGQTPNTVELANLLPLDTERQDMREQWLRRLLKNPRLGPGMVIEPFARAELAKAASHGQTVLLSLDQTDLGDRMALLMVALRVGDRAIPLAWRAEEGAANLGFAGQQVVLEPLLAWLPSGARVLLSADRFYPSAGLFGWLQARGWSDRLRLKSNVLTDTGQGDETTTGALAHGVTERYFTGVRLFAQGVITNLGILHEDGHPEPWIIAMDAAPTRASVLDDAARWAIEPMFSDVKGRGFDLEDSQLQHAERLERLVLIMALAMYWCVRAGRDEGLNDPTPLEKKSRRRTTPRIGASGNSIVAWSRGSRAACAV, translated from the coding sequence ATGGGAAGCGTCAAACGATTGGCTGATGAAGTGGCGTGCGGGCTGCGCGAGGTGCACCCGCGTCTGCGCAAGACGGTGGTGAGCAAGCTGGCGTTGGCGGTCGGGGCGATGATCGAAGGCCAAACCCCGAACACGGTGGAGTTGGCCAATCTGCTGCCCTTGGACACCGAGCGGCAGGACATGCGCGAGCAATGGCTGAGGCGTTTGCTGAAGAATCCGCGGTTGGGTCCGGGAATGGTGATTGAGCCCTTTGCACGAGCGGAGTTGGCGAAGGCGGCCAGCCATGGTCAGACGGTGTTGTTGAGCCTGGACCAAACCGATTTGGGTGATCGGATGGCGCTGCTGATGGTGGCGTTGCGGGTGGGTGATCGCGCGATACCGCTGGCGTGGCGGGCTGAGGAAGGGGCGGCCAATCTCGGCTTCGCGGGCCAGCAGGTGGTGTTGGAGCCGCTCCTGGCCTGGCTGCCGTCCGGGGCGCGCGTGCTGCTATCGGCGGACCGGTTCTATCCGTCGGCGGGCCTGTTCGGGTGGCTCCAAGCCCGGGGCTGGAGCGACCGGCTGCGCCTGAAGAGCAACGTGCTAACGGATACCGGGCAGGGCGATGAGACGACGACGGGCGCGTTGGCACACGGGGTGACGGAACGTTACTTCACCGGTGTGCGCCTGTTTGCGCAGGGGGTGATCACGAACCTCGGGATCCTGCACGAGGATGGCCACCCCGAGCCGTGGATCATTGCCATGGACGCCGCCCCGACACGGGCAAGCGTGCTTGACGACGCTGCTCGCTGGGCCATCGAACCGATGTTCTCCGACGTCAAGGGCCGGGGCTTCGACTTGGAGGATTCGCAACTCCAGCATGCCGAGCGTTTGGAGCGACTGGTGCTCATCATGGCCTTGGCCATGTACTGGTGTGTTCGCGCCGGCCGAGACGAGGGGCTGAACGATCCGACACCACTCGAAAAAAAGTCCAGGCGCAGAACGACCCCGCGCATTGGAGCTTCAGGAAACTCTATCGTAGCCTGGTCTCGTGGTTCACGCGCGGCCTGCGCCGTCTGA
- a CDS encoding IS110 family transposase — translation MTECRKEPVVTMGIDLAKNSMHLYGVDAQGCQVFSKKVSRGKLSAFMANRPPCLVAMEACGSAHHWARVLRDFGHEVRLIAPQFVKPFVKSNKNDAVDTEAICEAVQRPNMCFVAVKTVEQQDLQAIHRMRSLNVERRTAQVNQVRGLLLEYGVEIPQGRAALMRRLSEILEEAENGLSKRFRAELNRLLEELRHLDEQVAHFDSQVQVIAQSDETVQRLMTIPGIGALVATALLAAVGEDVSLFRNGRGLAAWLGLVPRQHSTGGRERLLGIGTRGDVYLRQLLIHGARAVMRWVERKEDPTSRWATALKARRHTNVAVVALANKIARVAYAVMRTGKPSDPEAGKPLQAAV, via the coding sequence ATGACAGAGTGTCGCAAAGAGCCTGTTGTCACGATGGGTATCGATCTGGCCAAGAACAGCATGCATCTGTACGGGGTGGATGCGCAGGGGTGCCAAGTGTTCAGCAAGAAGGTGAGCCGCGGGAAGTTGAGCGCGTTCATGGCGAATCGCCCACCGTGCCTGGTGGCGATGGAGGCGTGCGGGAGCGCGCACCATTGGGCGCGGGTGTTGCGCGACTTTGGTCATGAGGTGCGGCTGATCGCCCCGCAGTTCGTCAAGCCGTTTGTGAAATCCAACAAAAACGACGCGGTCGATACCGAGGCGATCTGCGAGGCGGTACAGAGGCCGAACATGTGCTTCGTGGCCGTCAAGACCGTCGAACAGCAAGACCTCCAGGCGATTCATCGGATGCGCAGCCTCAACGTCGAGCGGCGTACCGCCCAGGTCAACCAGGTGCGCGGTCTGCTGCTGGAGTACGGGGTCGAGATTCCCCAGGGGCGCGCGGCGCTGATGCGGCGCCTGTCCGAGATTCTCGAAGAGGCCGAGAACGGCTTGAGCAAACGCTTTCGCGCCGAGCTGAATCGCCTGCTTGAGGAGTTGCGCCATCTCGATGAGCAGGTGGCGCATTTCGACAGCCAGGTTCAGGTCATCGCCCAGAGTGACGAGACCGTCCAGCGGCTGATGACGATCCCCGGCATCGGCGCCCTCGTGGCGACGGCGTTGCTGGCGGCTGTCGGCGAGGACGTCAGCCTGTTTCGCAACGGTCGCGGCTTAGCCGCCTGGCTCGGGCTGGTCCCGCGGCAGCATTCCACCGGCGGACGCGAGCGCCTGCTCGGGATCGGCACGCGCGGCGACGTCTACCTGCGCCAGCTGCTCATCCACGGGGCACGCGCCGTCATGCGCTGGGTCGAGCGCAAGGAGGATCCTACCAGCCGCTGGGCGACGGCCCTCAAGGCCCGCCGTCACACCAATGTCGCCGTCGTGGCGCTGGCCAACAAGATCGCGCGGGTGGCCTACGCTGTGATGCGCACCGGCAAGCCCTCTGACCCGGAAGCCGGCAAGCCGCTCCAGGCCGCCGTCTGA
- a CDS encoding IS5 family transposase: MSKAGRPPKIHEAEQAVLRQIVTDRPTSTLSEIARELAARTGIEAHEATIRKSLREAGVTRLRGESGLEAQARATPRRYGYTDAHRRHDPDQSYPSCLTDAEWDLVAALFEMPGGRGQPPRVSRRSILEACCYVVRTGCAWRMLPHDFAPWQNVYKTFRRWSAAGKFEQMHDRLRGQWREREGREIAPTAAVLDAQSTRGSPQGGPSGFDAGKQVKGRKRSLVVDTLGFVLAVSVVAANLQDRDAASGAVADAAAKYPQINTLFVDSAYAGQFAQTTEQTHAIRVEVVRHPANKSVGSWHVDGAPDRVVIANADGFVPLPKRWVVERTHAWNERARRLIMHHDRLPAVSETWVWLAEARILLRRLTTTV; this comes from the coding sequence ATGTCGAAAGCTGGTCGTCCCCCCAAGATTCACGAGGCGGAGCAAGCGGTATTGCGTCAAATTGTCACGGATCGCCCGACCTCCACGCTGTCAGAGATTGCCCGGGAACTCGCGGCACGGACGGGAATCGAGGCTCATGAAGCAACGATTCGCAAGTCCTTGCGGGAGGCGGGCGTCACGCGCCTCCGGGGCGAGAGTGGTCTCGAGGCGCAAGCGCGCGCAACGCCGCGTCGGTATGGGTATACGGATGCGCATCGTCGCCACGACCCCGACCAAAGCTACCCAAGTTGTCTGACCGATGCGGAGTGGGACTTGGTCGCCGCTCTCTTTGAGATGCCGGGCGGGCGGGGTCAACCGCCCCGCGTGTCGCGCCGGAGCATCCTGGAGGCGTGTTGCTACGTGGTGCGCACGGGGTGCGCGTGGCGGATGCTGCCGCACGATTTCGCGCCTTGGCAGAATGTCTACAAGACGTTTCGCCGTTGGAGTGCGGCTGGGAAGTTTGAGCAGATGCATGATCGACTGCGGGGGCAATGGCGCGAACGCGAGGGGCGTGAGATCGCGCCGACGGCGGCGGTGCTGGATGCGCAATCGACCCGCGGCTCGCCGCAGGGTGGACCGAGCGGCTTTGATGCGGGCAAGCAGGTCAAGGGGCGCAAGCGCAGCCTGGTGGTCGATACCTTGGGGTTCGTGTTGGCGGTGAGCGTGGTCGCGGCCAATCTTCAGGACCGCGATGCCGCCTCGGGCGCCGTCGCTGACGCGGCCGCCAAGTACCCCCAGATCAACACGCTGTTTGTCGATAGCGCCTACGCCGGTCAATTTGCCCAAACCACCGAGCAGACCCACGCGATCCGCGTGGAAGTCGTGCGCCATCCAGCCAACAAAAGCGTTGGCTCCTGGCACGTGGACGGGGCGCCTGACCGAGTGGTGATCGCCAACGCCGACGGCTTCGTTCCGCTGCCGAAGCGCTGGGTTGTCGAGCGCACCCATGCGTGGAATGAGCGTGCCCGTCGATTGATCATGCATCATGACCGTCTGCCAGCGGTCTCCGAAACCTGGGTTTGGCTGGCGGAGGCGCGCATCCTGCTGCGGCGGTTGACCACAACGGTTTGA
- a CDS encoding K+/H+ antiporter subunit F, protein MLNLAVTIALGLVSAAFALTLWRLLRGPDQPDRILALDTLYVNAIALLVLLGIHLDSSLYFEAALLIAMMGFVGTVALCKYLLRGDIIE, encoded by the coding sequence ATGCTGAATCTCGCCGTCACCATCGCCTTGGGGCTGGTCTCCGCCGCCTTCGCACTGACCCTCTGGCGTCTGCTGCGCGGACCGGATCAGCCGGACCGCATCCTCGCGCTCGACACGCTCTATGTGAACGCCATCGCCCTGCTGGTTCTGCTCGGCATTCATCTCGATTCCTCGCTCTATTTCGAGGCGGCGCTCCTGATCGCCATGATGGGCTTCGTCGGAACGGTCGCGCTCTGCAAATATCTGTTGCGCGGCGACATCATCGAATAG
- a CDS encoding monovalent cation/H+ antiporter subunit D — protein sequence MNPLVIAPVLLPLLAGTLLLLLRGTLSLRVRRGLNLTLVAIQILLAAALLMTVSEGDILIHTLGNWPAPYGIVLVADRLAVWMLLVTAILAWFALLFAVRGTDQGSRHFHPLFQLQLFGLNGAFLTGDLFNLFVFFEILLLASYGLLLHGGGARRTRAGLHFVALNLAGSILFLFAAGTFYGTLGTLNMADLAVKIAAVPPENLGLVRAAGLLLFGVFALKAALIPLHLWLPAAYSSTSAPVAALFAIMTKVGAYCLLRVGTLIFGEDAGPVANLYTGWLLPLALITLIVGALGALSATELRRQIAYLVVVSVGLLLTAFGLGTPAAIGAGLYYLAHATFAAAALFLLADIVAGGRGASLDRLTPGPAIPRAGLIGGLFFVTAVLIAGLPPLSGFLGKFLVLKAALADPAWPWAMGLVLTSGLLGMIALTRSGSLLFLRADGRSGATPASAGDLAPVAGLLALCLALTIWAGPILGLAQAAAEQVLRPQTYIQAVLGPTTRTEHR from the coding sequence GTGAATCCTCTCGTCATCGCCCCCGTGCTCCTGCCGCTGCTGGCGGGGACGCTGCTTCTGCTGCTGCGCGGCACGCTCTCGCTCCGGGTGCGGCGCGGACTGAATCTGACGCTGGTCGCCATTCAGATCCTGCTCGCGGCCGCCCTGCTCATGACCGTCAGCGAAGGCGACATCCTGATCCACACGCTCGGTAACTGGCCGGCGCCTTATGGCATCGTGCTGGTGGCGGACCGGCTGGCGGTCTGGATGCTGCTGGTGACCGCTATCCTCGCCTGGTTTGCCCTGCTGTTCGCCGTGCGCGGCACCGACCAGGGTAGCCGGCACTTTCATCCGCTGTTTCAGTTGCAGTTGTTCGGTCTCAACGGCGCCTTTCTGACCGGCGATCTGTTCAATCTCTTCGTCTTTTTCGAGATCCTGCTGCTCGCCTCCTACGGACTGCTGCTGCATGGCGGCGGTGCCCGACGCACCCGTGCGGGGCTGCATTTCGTCGCCCTGAATCTGGCCGGATCGATCCTCTTCCTGTTCGCGGCGGGGACGTTCTATGGCACGCTGGGGACGCTGAACATGGCGGATCTGGCGGTGAAGATCGCCGCCGTGCCGCCCGAGAACCTGGGTCTGGTCCGCGCCGCCGGGCTGCTGCTGTTTGGCGTCTTCGCCCTCAAGGCCGCGCTCATTCCGCTACATCTCTGGCTGCCCGCGGCCTATTCGTCCACCTCCGCCCCGGTGGCGGCGCTCTTCGCCATCATGACCAAAGTCGGGGCCTATTGTCTGTTGCGGGTCGGGACGCTGATCTTTGGCGAGGACGCGGGACCAGTGGCGAATCTCTATACCGGCTGGCTGCTGCCGCTGGCGCTGATCACCTTGATCGTCGGCGCGCTGGGGGCGCTCTCGGCCACCGAACTGCGCCGACAGATTGCCTATCTCGTGGTGGTGTCGGTGGGGCTGCTGCTCACCGCCTTCGGACTCGGCACGCCGGCCGCGATCGGCGCCGGGCTCTATTATCTCGCCCACGCCACCTTTGCCGCGGCGGCGCTCTTTCTGTTGGCCGACATCGTTGCCGGCGGGCGGGGCGCGTCGCTTGATCGACTCACTCCCGGCCCCGCCATCCCGCGCGCGGGACTTATTGGCGGACTCTTCTTCGTCACCGCCGTGCTGATCGCGGGACTGCCGCCGCTGTCCGGTTTCCTCGGCAAATTCCTGGTGCTCAAGGCCGCGCTCGCCGATCCCGCCTGGCCCTGGGCGATGGGCCTGGTGCTGACCTCGGGACTGCTGGGCATGATCGCCCTGACCCGTTCGGGCAGCCTGTTGTTTTTGCGTGCCGACGGAAGGTCCGGGGCGACGCCAGCGAGTGCCGGCGATTTGGCGCCCGTTGCGGGTCTGCTTGCACTCTGTCTGGCCTTGACGATCTGGGCCGGCCCCATCCTCGGTTTGGCTCAAGCGGCAGCCGAGCAAGTGCTGCGGCCACAGACTTACATCCAGGCCGTACTCGGCCCCACGACGCGGACGGAACACCGATGA
- a CDS encoding Na+/H+ antiporter subunit E: MKLRLFPHPVLTPLLALIWLLLANSLAPGQILLGLLLGWAILIFTLRFWPERIRIHRPVTLFRFLLLVLYDILVANLNVAFLILRGPRRLTPAFVTVPLDLRSELGISLFANTISLTPGTVSSWLSPDRRSLVVHGLHVGNPDALAATLKRRYEAPLLQVFEPC; this comes from the coding sequence ATGAAACTCCGGCTTTTCCCGCATCCCGTCCTGACCCCGCTCCTCGCCTTGATCTGGCTGCTTCTGGCGAATAGCCTGGCGCCCGGACAGATTCTGCTCGGCCTGCTGTTGGGATGGGCAATTCTCATCTTCACCCTGCGCTTCTGGCCCGAACGCATCCGCATCCATCGACCAGTGACCCTGTTCCGCTTTCTGCTCCTGGTGCTCTATGACATTCTGGTTGCCAATCTCAACGTCGCCTTTCTCATCCTGCGCGGACCGCGCCGGCTGACCCCGGCCTTCGTGACGGTCCCGCTCGATCTGCGCTCGGAGCTTGGGATCAGTCTGTTCGCCAACACCATCTCGCTGACGCCCGGCACCGTCTCCTCCTGGCTGAGTCCGGATCGTCGCAGTCTGGTGGTGCACGGCCTGCACGTCGGCAATCCGGACGCCCTCGCGGCAACCCTCAAGCGCCGCTACGAGGCGCCCCTACTCCAGGTCTTCGAGCCATGCTGA
- a CDS encoding transposase — protein sequence MSRCQRAWLRFCLMGVLLTNTVCWAAFERAGLRVYRLGALSWMFRHTKLVWERLWEVSVAVVLEQYGVHEGILAADDSDQRRAKRTPRIHRAHKLCDKKTGGYFNGQALVFLLLVTSTVTVPVGFRFSCPDPKQVAWRREEQRWKRLNVAKAQRPPCPPADSAYPGKAQLVLELIQTFRQAHPQVRIKAMLADALYGTQAFMDQASALCSGIQTVSQLRGNQKVRFRGQERPLTAFFSAYPGVTQRIRVRGGTEIEVIVSSARGLVCAHGKKRFVVALRDPCETEFRDLVATDLSWRTLDIVQVDTLRWLVEVFLEDWKLNEGWGQLAKQPDEEGASRSLTLSLLLDHALLLHPEQRTRLNHQAPACTVGSLRHHCQSEALMDMFRRLLAAEDPAAQFAQLTETIKTLFPLAPSTKHMSGRDLGRQELTPALRYRAADACA from the coding sequence TTGAGCCGTTGCCAGCGTGCCTGGCTGAGGTTCTGCCTGATGGGGGTGCTCCTGACCAATACGGTGTGCTGGGCGGCCTTCGAGCGCGCGGGCTTGAGGGTGTATCGACTCGGAGCGTTGTCGTGGATGTTCCGACATACCAAGCTCGTCTGGGAGCGGCTCTGGGAGGTGAGCGTCGCGGTGGTGCTGGAACAGTACGGGGTTCACGAAGGCATTCTGGCGGCGGACGACAGCGATCAGCGCCGTGCCAAGCGCACGCCCCGGATTCATCGGGCGCACAAGCTCTGCGACAAGAAGACGGGGGGCTATTTCAACGGGCAAGCCCTGGTGTTTCTGCTGCTGGTGACCTCCACGGTGACCGTGCCGGTCGGGTTTCGTTTTTCCTGCCCGGATCCCAAGCAAGTGGCTTGGCGCCGGGAAGAGCAGCGATGGAAGCGCTTGAACGTGGCGAAAGCCCAGCGTCCGCCCTGTCCCCCGGCCGATTCGGCCTATCCGGGCAAGGCCCAGCTCGTGTTGGAGCTGATCCAAACGTTTCGCCAGGCTCATCCTCAGGTGCGCATCAAGGCGATGTTGGCCGATGCCTTGTACGGAACCCAAGCCTTCATGGACCAGGCCAGCGCCCTGTGCAGCGGAATCCAAACGGTGAGCCAGTTGCGTGGCAATCAAAAGGTTCGCTTCCGTGGCCAGGAGCGCCCGCTGACGGCGTTCTTTAGCGCCTACCCGGGCGTCACGCAGCGTATCCGCGTGCGCGGCGGTACCGAGATCGAGGTCATCGTCAGCAGCGCGCGGGGGCTTGTGTGCGCCCATGGCAAAAAGCGCTTTGTGGTTGCCCTGCGCGACCCCTGCGAAACCGAATTTCGCGACCTGGTCGCCACTGACTTGAGCTGGCGGACCCTGGACATCGTCCAAGTCGATACTCTGAGGTGGTTAGTCGAAGTGTTTTTGGAGGATTGGAAGCTCAATGAAGGGTGGGGGCAACTGGCCAAACAGCCCGACGAAGAGGGGGCAAGCCGAAGCCTGACCCTGAGTCTGCTGCTCGACCACGCCCTCCTCCTTCACCCCGAGCAACGAACCCGCCTCAATCACCAGGCGCCCGCGTGCACCGTGGGCAGCCTCCGACACCACTGCCAGAGTGAGGCGTTGATGGACATGTTCCGACGGCTGTTGGCGGCCGAGGATCCCGCCGCACAGTTCGCGCAACTGACAGAAACCATCAAGACCCTGTTTCCTCTGGCCCCGTCGACCAAGCACATGAGTGGGCGTGACCTGGGGCGGCAAGAACTGACACCCGCGTTACGATACCGCGCCGCAGATGCCTGCGCATAG
- a CDS encoding IS630 family transposase (programmed frameshift) — MVKYVVRLTEEERTALTEVIGKGKAAARKIKHANVLLKLDAGGPGWSDAQAADAFDCSARTVFSIRQRFVEAGLEAALERKKREHPPRERLLDGDGEAQLVRLACSAPPEGQARWTLTLLAESLVELQVVETISPQTVMRTLKKTFLKPHLRTCWVIPPEHNAEFVACMEDVLEVYRRPYDPQRPVICLDEQPTQLIGETRTPIPLQPGQAQRYDYEYERIGTANNFMIVEPLAGWRKVSVRATKTALDLANELKELLDVDYPKAEKVVLVWDNLNTHAPASLYKAFPPQEARRLLDRLEIHYTPKHGSWLDIAEIELSVFTKQCLDRRIDNIDTLRSEAKAWEDRRNASGAVVDWQFTTDNARIKLKRLYPQLNEE, encoded by the exons ATGGTCAAGTATGTTGTGCGGCTCACCGAGGAGGAGCGAACGGCACTGACGGAGGTGATCGGCAAAGGCAAGGCAGCGGCCCGAAAGATCAAACATGCGAACGTCCTGCTCAAGCTCGATGCCGGTGGGCCCGGTTGGAGCGATGCGCAAGCCGCAGACGCCTTCGACTGCAGCGCGCGCACGGTCTTCAGCATCCGACAACGCTTTGTCGAGGCCGGCTTGGAGGCGGCGCTGGAGCGCAAGAAGCGCGAGCACCCGCCGCGTGAACGACTTCTGGACGGGGACGGCGAGGCACAACTGGTGCGCCTCGCCTGCTCCGCACCGCCTGAAGGACAGGCACGCTGGACCCTCACGCTCTTGGCCGAAAGCCTCGTCGAGTTGCAGGTCGTGGAGACGATCTCGCCGCAAACCGTCATGCGTACGCTCAAAAAAACGT TTCTGAAACCGCACCTGCGCACGTGCTGGGTGATTCCGCCCGAGCACAATGCCGAGTTCGTGGCCTGCATGGAAGACGTTCTGGAGGTCTATCGCCGTCCCTATGATCCGCAGCGCCCGGTGATCTGCCTCGACGAGCAGCCGACACAGCTGATCGGCGAAACCCGCACGCCGATTCCGCTGCAACCCGGCCAAGCACAACGCTACGACTACGAATACGAACGCATCGGCACCGCCAACAACTTCATGATCGTCGAGCCACTGGCTGGCTGGCGCAAGGTCAGCGTCCGCGCCACCAAGACCGCGCTTGATCTCGCCAATGAGCTCAAGGAGCTGCTGGACGTCGATTACCCTAAGGCTGAAAAGGTCGTTCTGGTTTGGGACAATCTCAACACCCATGCGCCGGCGTCGCTGTACAAAGCCTTTCCGCCGCAGGAGGCGCGTCGACTCTTGGACCGCCTGGAGATCCACTACACCCCCAAACACGGCAGCTGGCTCGACATCGCCGAGATCGAGCTCAGCGTCTTCACCAAGCAGTGTCTCGATCGGCGCATCGACAACATCGACACCCTGCGCAGCGAGGCCAAGGCTTGGGAGGATCGCCGCAATGCTTCCGGGGCTGTTGTCGACTGGCAGTTCACGACCGACAATGCACGCATCAAGCTCAAACGCCTATATCCGCAACTTAATGAGGAATGA
- a CDS encoding IS5 family transposase: MSKAGRPPKIHEAEQAVLRQIVTDRPTSTLSEIARELAARTGIEAHEATIRKSLREAGVTRLRGESGLEAQARATPRRYGYTDAHRRHDPDQSYPSCLTDAEWDLVAALFEMPGGRGQPPRVSRRSILEACCYVVRTGCAWRMLPHDFAPWQNVYKTFRRWSAAGKFEQMHDRLRGQWREREGREIAPTAAVLDAQSTRGSPQGGPSGFDAGKQVKGRKRSLVVDTLGFVLAVSVVAANLQDRDAASGAVADAAAKYPQINTLFVDSAYAGQFAQTTEQTHAIRVEVVRHPANKSVGSWHVDGAPDRVVIANADGFVPLPKRWVVERTHAWNERARRLIMHHDRLPAVSETWVWLAEARILLRRLTTTV; this comes from the coding sequence ATGTCGAAAGCTGGTCGTCCCCCCAAGATTCACGAGGCGGAGCAAGCGGTATTGCGTCAAATTGTCACGGATCGCCCGACCTCCACGCTGTCAGAGATTGCCCGGGAACTCGCGGCACGGACGGGAATCGAGGCTCATGAAGCCACGATTCGCAAGTCCTTGCGGGAGGCGGGCGTCACGCGCCTCCGGGGCGAGAGTGGTCTCGAGGCGCAAGCGCGCGCAACGCCGCGTCGGTATGGGTATACGGATGCGCATCGTCGCCACGACCCCGACCAAAGCTACCCAAGTTGTCTGACCGATGCGGAGTGGGACTTGGTCGCCGCTCTCTTTGAGATGCCGGGCGGGCGGGGTCAACCGCCCCGCGTGTCGCGCCGGAGCATCCTGGAGGCGTGTTGCTACGTGGTGCGCACGGGGTGCGCGTGGCGGATGCTGCCGCACGATTTCGCGCCTTGGCAGAATGTCTACAAGACGTTTCGCCGTTGGAGTGCGGCTGGGAAGTTTGAGCAGATGCATGATCGACTGCGGGGGCAATGGCGCGAACGCGAGGGGCGTGAGATCGCGCCGACGGCGGCGGTGCTGGATGCGCAATCGACCCGCGGCTCGCCGCAGGGTGGACCGAGCGGCTTTGATGCGGGCAAGCAGGTCAAGGGGCGCAAGCGCAGCCTGGTGGTCGATACCTTGGGGTTCGTGTTGGCGGTGAGCGTGGTCGCGGCCAATCTTCAGGACCGCGATGCCGCCTCGGGCGCCGTCGCTGACGCGGCCGCCAAGTACCCCCAGATCAACACGCTGTTTGTCGATAGCGCCTACGCCGGTCAATTTGCCCAAACCACCGAGCAGACCCACGCGATCCGCGTGGAAGTCGTGCGCCATCCAGCCAACAAAAGCGTTGGCTCCTGGCACGTGGACGGGGCGCCTGACCGAGTGGTGATCGCCAACGCCGACGGCTTCGTTCCGCTGCCGAAGCGCTGGGTTGTCGAGCGCACCCATGCGTGGAATGAGCGTGCCCGTCGATTGATCATGCATCATGACCGTCTGCCAGCGGTCTCCGAAACCTGGGTTTGGCTGGCGGAGGCGCGCATCCTGCTGCGGCGGTTGACCACAACGGTTTGA
- a CDS encoding recombinase family protein, giving the protein MSTPSELKIHIIDTDLGLTAASAHHREGFKELLSQVTLEQVGIILLIDVTRLSRNCSDWYPLLDLCGGSSGASGGCQVFIMH; this is encoded by the coding sequence TTGTCTACACCCTCTGAGTTGAAGATCCACATCATCGATACCGATCTGGGCCTGACCGCCGCCAGCGCCCACCATCGCGAGGGGTTCAAGGAATTGCTCAGCCAGGTCACCCTGGAGCAGGTTGGCATCATCCTCTTGATCGATGTCACCCGTCTGTCTCGTAACTGCTCCGACTGGTATCCGCTGCTGGATCTCTGTGGTGGCTCTTCCGGCGCTTCAGGCGGCTGCCAAGTTTTTATAATGCATTAA
- a CDS encoding Na+/H+ antiporter subunit C: protein MEALISLIVGVLTACGVYLILRGRTFPLVLGLTLLSYAVNLFLFATGRLAIGLPPIIDRNLAETASGYTDPLPQALVLTAIVIGFAMTAFLIMLALKARAELGNDHVDGRPNIGDDA from the coding sequence ATGGAAGCATTGATAAGCCTAATCGTTGGCGTTCTGACCGCCTGCGGGGTCTATCTGATCCTGCGCGGGCGCACCTTTCCGCTGGTGCTGGGGCTCACGCTCCTGTCCTATGCCGTCAACCTCTTTCTCTTCGCCACCGGACGGCTCGCCATCGGCCTGCCGCCGATCATCGACCGGAACCTCGCGGAAACGGCTAGCGGTTACACCGACCCACTGCCCCAGGCGCTGGTGCTCACGGCCATCGTCATCGGGTTCGCGATGACCGCCTTTCTCATCATGCTGGCGCTCAAGGCGCGCGCCGAGTTGGGCAACGATCATGTCGACGGTCGGCCGAACATTGGAGACGATGCGTGA